A genomic window from Microbaculum marinisediminis includes:
- a CDS encoding DUF992 domain-containing protein, whose translation MLSFSKRTIFAAIAVAGLIGPSQQAEAWLEAGVLTCEDSGGFSLILSSPRDLHCVFHRANGLTEAYRGRLREVGRNLGATGAGVIAWSVVADKTDGPPGALSGTYRWAGSAGSEPAWADTGATKGAGGEGRGLVGGPRRTVTLQPLRVGGNAGLNLAVGIAAMELHPLFETTVRTAPTRVPAGGLGDDLARPGQVLVVPARAAASLAPPVRFVANEILLEPVARDLQFAEVGPARIMSRPRQPGGASGQDQACVDDLAKTLGIDRDRVRVTSRDVVRNGDALVYLYADGTRAACEVDRTSTVRGTRRMIPVRVTSAPPSTASGAGSNAGSLVERACMDAVRRQAGRYRAIIVLGNAVSQANSTVTVGVGARRAPWRCVASNDGVVTDLSFAGDDSAGVRDAGAPMPGRTTLPPAR comes from the coding sequence ATGCTCTCATTCTCGAAGAGAACCATCTTTGCCGCCATCGCCGTGGCCGGTCTGATCGGACCGTCGCAGCAGGCGGAGGCGTGGCTGGAGGCCGGCGTGCTGACCTGCGAGGACAGCGGCGGATTCTCGCTGATCCTCAGTTCACCGCGCGATCTGCACTGCGTGTTCCACAGGGCGAACGGCCTGACGGAAGCCTATCGCGGTCGCCTGCGCGAGGTAGGGCGCAATCTGGGCGCCACCGGCGCCGGCGTGATCGCCTGGAGCGTGGTCGCGGACAAAACCGACGGGCCGCCCGGCGCGCTGAGCGGAACCTACCGGTGGGCAGGGTCTGCGGGGTCAGAACCTGCGTGGGCAGACACCGGCGCTACGAAAGGGGCGGGCGGTGAGGGGCGGGGCCTCGTCGGCGGCCCGCGCCGCACGGTAACGCTGCAGCCGTTGCGCGTCGGCGGCAATGCCGGACTGAACCTGGCGGTCGGTATCGCCGCGATGGAGCTGCATCCGCTTTTCGAGACCACGGTCCGTACCGCGCCGACCCGGGTGCCGGCCGGCGGCCTTGGCGACGACCTGGCGCGGCCCGGCCAGGTCCTGGTCGTCCCGGCGAGGGCGGCGGCGTCCCTGGCCCCACCGGTGCGTTTCGTGGCAAACGAAATTCTGCTCGAACCCGTGGCGCGCGACCTGCAGTTCGCCGAGGTCGGTCCCGCGCGGATCATGTCCCGGCCGCGTCAACCCGGGGGCGCTTCGGGGCAGGACCAGGCCTGCGTCGACGACCTGGCCAAAACGCTTGGAATTGACAGGGATCGGGTGCGGGTGACCAGTCGCGACGTCGTGCGAAACGGCGATGCGCTCGTCTATCTCTACGCCGACGGCACCCGGGCCGCCTGCGAGGTCGATCGCACCTCCACGGTGCGCGGCACCCGGCGGATGATCCCGGTGCGCGTGACCAGCGCGCCGCCAAGCACGGCCTCCGGTGCGGGGTCCAACGCCGGCAGTCTGGTGGAGCGGGCCTGCATGGACGCGGTTCGCCGGCAGGCCGGCAGATATCGCGCCATCATCGTTCTCGGCAACGCGGTCTCACAGGCCAATTCGACGGTGACGGTCGGCGTGGGCGCGCGGCGCGCGCCCTGGCGCTGTGTGGCGTCCAACGACGGCGTGGTGACAGACCTGTCGTTCGCTGGCGACGACAGCGCCGGCGTACGAGACGCCGGCGCGCCGATGCCGGGGCGAACGACACTGCCGCCGGCACGATAG